Part of the Clostridium taeniosporum genome is shown below.
ATACAGCGTGAAGTAAGCAAATCATACCATCACGAGTATTTTTTAAAAGCTTTGCTTTAGAAGATGCAGGATCAGGCTGATTATCTACATCGTAATCTTTATAAGCAAGAGTAAAAAATATAGATTTATAGCCAAGTTTTTGAGTATAGTAAAGTGACAATTCACTAAAAGTTCCTTCTGGTGGTCTAAAATATTTTGACATTTTACAACCAGGAACATTATTTACTGCATCTTCTACTTGAGTAATTTCAGAATTAAAAGCAGCTTCATCTGTAAATGTAGGCATAGATTTATGATGAACAGAATGATTACCTATTATATGTCCTTCATTACTCATCCTTTTTAATAAATAAGTATTTGAGGCACCATTAAAACTACCAGTTACATAAGGCTTGGTTACAAAGAAGGTGGCATGTACATTATTTGCCTTTAAAGTATCAAGAATACTATCTGTATAGCCATTTTCATAACCTTCATCAAAAGTAAGATAAATAATTTTTTTTGAAGTATCTCCAAAACCATATGCTTTATATTTAGACAAAAGTTCAGCACTATCTCTTGTTGAATATAACCATGACCACCCTATTGCTTTAGTACTAAGTGATGAAATATTAGATGATACTTTTGTGGTAGTAGGTTTTTGAGTTGAAGTAGATTTCTCTTTAGGAGTAGACTCTACTTTAGATTCAGACTCTGTTTTAGAATTAGATTCTACTTTAAGATCAGATTTTACTTTAGGAATATCTTCTTCTTTATCAGAAGACTTTAAATCTTCTATGGGCTTTTCAGTAGTAGAATCACTAGTTATTTTTCCATTACTTGAAACGTCTATGTTCGTATTATATT
Proteins encoded:
- a CDS encoding polysaccharide deacetylase family protein, producing the protein MKKKLALCITLSLLLSGCGMANENQYNTNIDVSSNGKITSDSTTEKPIEDLKSSDKEEDIPKVKSDLKVESNSKTESESKVESTPKEKSTSTQKPTTTKVSSNISSLSTKAIGWSWLYSTRDSAELLSKYKAYGFGDTSKKIIYLTFDEGYENGYTDSILDTLKANNVHATFFVTKPYVTGSFNGASNTYLLKRMSNEGHIIGNHSVHHKSMPTFTDEAAFNSEITQVEDAVNNVPGCKMSKYFRPPEGTFSELSLYYTQKLGYKSIFFTLAYKDYDVDNQPDPASSKAKLLKNTRDGMICLLHAVSKTNATILDSLIKDWKSQGYEFKTLDELPS